The genomic DNA GAGTAGTGCCTTGTAGCTCCACCCGGAACGTGCTGCTGGCTTCTTTACTGAAAAAATGCTTCACTTCCTGTTGGTTTTCTGCGAGCTTTGCCGGCATTTTGCTGGGGTGCACGACAAAATCGGCCATGTTCTCTTCCTCATGTACATCGGTGACCTGTACCCAGTTATCAATGCTGGTGGCCGGTAATACGATCTCAATGTAATCGCCGATCTGTGGCTTGGTGCGACTTACTTTATTTCCCTCCGGGTCGTAGAGGGTAAAGGTTGATTCAAAACCGCTTATATTGGACCAGTCATTCACGGCAAACAACTTCTGCTTCGCGAGTTCAAACTGCTTGCGTGCCGTTGTAGCATCCGGATATTTGGTTTCGTTGGTATAGGTTTTATCTTTGGTTTCTTCGCCCTTCAGTACCTTTACCTCTTTTTTTATCTCATCTACTATTTTCTTCAGTCCCATACGTATCTCCTTTTTAGTTACCTGCTTACGTTTGGGGAGCGGCCGGCGTTGGTTTTTTCGCGCTGAAAAGCCTGCACAAGTATAAAGTTTAGTAAACTACCCGAAAAAGTTCTGAAAGGAAAGTCGGGCCCTTGGTGCAGAGTCAGGATAAGCGCTGAGCAGGGGTAAGCAGCGTTAATAGGCTTTGCGGAGCATATCGGCATATTTGTCGGGCAGCGGGCTAGCTTCTATTGCGCATAGCGATAGATGTATTTTCCTTCTTTCTCTTCGGGCAAGCTACGATGAAATGGCTTGTGCGTGTGTCCGAAGCACAAAATATCCGCATCAGCCTCTTTTAAAATCCGAAGCAAGCTTTTTTCATCGCGGTCTTCAAATAGGTACTCGTTTATCCGGCGGGGGCTGCCGTGTACCAGCATCAGGTTTAGCGGCCGGCCTGCTATATGAAAGCTTACCCGGATGTGGGCTGGTAGGGTTTGAAGGTAGCTGCGTTCCTGTGGCTGCACCTGTGCATTAGTATAAGCAATGGAAATACTTCCCATGGCCTTGTCTTCATCGGTTTTATAGGCACAGCCACAGGCATCGCTTGTGTTGCCTATCCCTTCATCGTAGTTACCGGCAATAGTGGGTATGCCCCTGCGGCGCATCTCGTTTATTACTTCGTTTGGCCAGCTATTATACCCCACCAAATCGCCGAGGCAGTAAATAGCATCCGGACGGTGTAATTCCATATCGGCAAACATGGCTTGCAATGCCGGAAGATTCGCGTGTACGTCAGAGAAGAGCGCGATGGTCATATGGGTATTTGGGTAAAAGGTTAAACAGGGTGGATTAAGGAAGTGGCGTGTTTTTTTTGGCAGTGGCAGGAAAAGGATAATATTTGCGGCGGAACCAGAAGGCCACATTCACCAGGGCGATCAGAGCAGGAACTTCAACCAGCGGACCTACCACACCGGCAAAAGCCTGCCCTGAGTTTAAGCCAAACACCGCAATGGCTACTGCAATGGCTAGCTCGAAATTATTACCCGCCGCTGTAAATGCTACTGAGGTGGTTTCGGCATAACTGGCGCCCGCTGCCTTGCCGGCGATAAAGCTTAGCAAAAACATCAGGGCAAAGTATAAAGCCAGGG from Pontibacter liquoris includes the following:
- a CDS encoding metallophosphoesterase family protein gives rise to the protein MTIALFSDVHANLPALQAMFADMELHRPDAIYCLGDLVGYNSWPNEVINEMRRRGIPTIAGNYDEGIGNTSDACGCAYKTDEDKAMGSISIAYTNAQVQPQERSYLQTLPAHIRVSFHIAGRPLNLMLVHGSPRRINEYLFEDRDEKSLLRILKEADADILCFGHTHKPFHRSLPEEKEGKYIYRYAQ